From the Hordeum vulgare subsp. vulgare chromosome 1H, MorexV3_pseudomolecules_assembly, whole genome shotgun sequence genome, the window AAATACATATACCATCCACTGTGGGATGACAAGCTTTCCGTGAGCTTCAAGATCTGATACAGCCTCTGCAGAACTTCCAGTGTGATGAGAATAACATTGATATCTGGAGTTACACCTGAGGCAGCAACACATACCATGCCAAAAGATTCAACACTGGAATCTATTAGGCACATTGGCAAATCTCGTGCAATACTGAGAAGACCCTGTACTCAGGCTGAAACACCTTTCGAAACCTTTCTTCTTCCGAGTCTTCACAACGGCATGACACATTTATAAATAAAGAAATGacaattttttgaaaatattagccCCAGTTTCTTTTCCTGGAAAGCTTGCTTTAAGAAATATTTAATCCGGCAGTCATAGATTAACAGGTGAACCGATAGCTCCCTTGCTAGCGTGAATAGATTCTCTAGCTTAACCATGTAATTACAAGTTATCTGGAGCTATCCCTCTTGTGCATTCTCTCCCAAACCATTGTACATGCTCTTGCAAATATGCTTGTTCTCTTCTAATAAATTTGCTGTCACGGCCCGCCCTACAGTCTTCAGTTAAAAACCATTCACTGTGGTCTCATAAACCAATATGAGGCTCTAAATTTGCCCATATTGAATATTGGCTTGATGCCAGAATATCAAGTCCAAGTGTACCCATGGAGTCTGCCTTCGTGTTCTAACGGTACCAAAGTTCACTCTGCATGAGTAACAATAGTATGTTGATGGAAAACTAAGCCTTGGGGTACCAATGAGTGAGAACACAAGATGTTCTAATAGAGGTTCAAAACTTCAATAATAAGTATTGCAACTCTAGAGAGATCTgatacatgcaactgcaagttttgTTGCTTTCCTCCATTGTATTGCTGTTTACAATATTTGTTCCATCCGTGTTGGTTTTGCAGATATATTGAAGAAGGAGGTCTTACTGGTGAGCGCAAACGTTGGGTGCCTCGTAGAGGGAAAACTCCTCTAGATCCAGATGAATTTGGATTTGCCTATTCAAATCCAATAGAGACATCTTTTAAACTGCGGTGTTTTGAGGAATTGAAGTTATATCACCGAAGACTCTTAATTACATTGCGGAATGAAGGCCCTGGTATTTTAGGTGATGTATCTGAAGATGATGTACGAAGAGTAGTCGAAAGATTAAAGAAATTAGTTGTAGGGCCAAAGAAGAATATTGTTAAGCCCAAGGCAGCGAGCAAAATGGTAGTAGCTGAATTGAAAATCGAGCTGGAGGCGCAAGGGTTACCTACGGATGGAACTAGACAAGTACTTTACCAGCGAGTTCAAAAGGCCAGGAGAATTAACCGCTCACGTGGTATACCACTTTGGGTTCCTCCTGTGGAAGATGACGAAGTGGTATGCAATGTGACAATACTTCCTATAATTGTTTTTCATCTGTTACTTTACCATGTGACAGGTAACAATGTTATAAGTAAATTGTGTTACTTTCTATATACAGTTCTTTAACGTCACACACTCAACACTCTTGATAGGTCGACAAAGAGTTAGATGAAATGATCTCACGAATCAAGCTAGAAGATGGAAATACAGAGTTCTGGAAACGGCGTTTTCTGGGAGAAACTCGAAACCATCTTTGTGAAGAAGATAGCAAAGAAGAAGATCCAGATTTTGATGATGAGTTAGatgaggaagacgacgacgatgatgacgatgattctGCCAAAGAAGCAGATGAAGATGAGATAGATGATGAGGTCATTGACCGAACGGAAAATCAAGCTGGTGATGATGAGACTAAGGACAAACCAGCAAAAGGACCCAATCAGCATCTTCAAATGATAGGAGGCCAGTTATTGAAAGATCTAGAGAAGACATCTGGTTCAacaaagaaattaaaaaaaataccTGAGGTATGGAACTAATCTGCTTTTGatattttttttctatctatATAGTGCATATGCTTTCATTATAGGAAATTTAAGACTTTCCTGGACCTTCCAGCGCAATTAATTCATTTTTATTGGCTAGTGAACCAAAACTTTTCAATCATCCAAATAGCGTCAAATGACTCGTACCATGGTAACTTAAGCGCAAATCTGAACAAAGCAAGTGTAGATGTTAAATTTTGTATCTGTATTTTGTCGATTATTAAGATAAGGTTtggaatatatacttgaggttttttcGATCCCGCCTTTTTTTATTTTCAGGGGTTGTTGAGCTGTGCCCTCAGCAGAACCCTCCTGTACTTTGTGTCGTgctaccttgtgtgtgtgtgtttgggtTTGGACTTGTGTCGAACCTTGTGGTTGTGGTGGTTTGCTTTATCTATAATGCGGGGCGAAAGCCTTTTTCGGTATATACTCGAGGTATTTGTAGGCTTTAGCTATCAGATCATAGCAAAACTATGTTCTTTGTTTTCTCTAATTTGAAAATTCATGTTAGTAACTTTGTTAGATATAAGTTTTGTCCAGTTGTTCTGTCAGTTGGATATAGCGATAAGATCTAATTTTGTCGGATTCTTACAGATTTTTAAGCATGTTTCTTCCTGTCTCtgtagattgatgatgacgaagattggTTTCCTGAAGATCCAATTGAAGCTTTCAAGGTTATGCGCGAGACAAGAATGTTTGATGTGGCAGATATGTATACTACTGCGGATGCCTGGGGATGGACATGGGAGAGAGAGCTAAAGAAAAAGATGCCACGCAGATGGTCACAGGATTGGGAGGTTGAGTTAGCTATCAAGATAATGAATAAGGTATTCTTAGTTTTGTAGCCAAATTCTTAGAGTTGTTTTCCTGGTATGGTATTGTGTCGTTGACCATTGCTTTCTTTGGTTAACCATCTTCTCTCACAAAGCTGTGGAACTCCACTGTTTTGCGGACTAAAGGACGCCGAACACATATGCTTTATTTTACTTGAATATTTTCAAGTTGGATTCATAGTTTTGTTTTAGTTAAAGATTGCTTTTGTTGGTTTCTACGTTAGCCTGATTAGTGATATGTCATTATGTTGGTGCTTTGGGCTTGCACAAAAATTAAAAGATGCCTGACATTCAAACTGTGTCATATTACCGTTTTGTTGAATTTCAGGTAATAGAGCTGGGTGGTAGTCCGACTATTGGAGATTGTGCCGTTATACTGCGCGCAGCAATGAGAGCTCCACTCCCCTCTGCTTTTATTACAATATTGCAAACAACACATAGCCTGGGCCATAAATTTGGAAGGTAAATGTCAAATGGTTATAGCTATTGCTGCATTaaacaagttttttttttttgtgaaAGCTGCATTAAACAAGTTACATCCATGATTTCCTTGCCCATTTCATGTTGGAACTTTAGATCTGTATCTGTCCGACGAGCATTACAATTTTTTTTTCTCGCCGTCCAGAAACAAGTGTATAGGCTACTGCACTTTTGCACCGTGTATGTAATTTAATATTTTCATTTCAAGGATGTCGCTATCTATTTTGCTCTTGGACTGCAAAACACACATAGTCCAGTAAACTGCAGCTTTGAAATATTTTATGTATATGTGGCAAGTTGTACTGATATACCTTCCATTACTCTTTTGCACTGGAATCAGCCCGTTGTACGACGAGGTAATCTTGCTGTGCCTTGATCTGGAGGAGATGGATGCGGCCATCGCCGTGGTCGCAGAGATGGAGACAAATGGAATCAAGGTCCTGGATGAGACCTTGGACAGGGTTCTTGCAGCCAAACAAATCGGGAACGGGAACTCGGCACTCCAACCACCAGCCGAGTAGCAGCCCTGTTTTGACGTTGAACTCTGGAGCCCTCTGCAGCCGTGATCTGCTGATATGATCTATTACACGGAAATAACTCAGCTCCATACCATTGATAGGCCTGAGCTTGCCTTGTCAAATTTTGATGGCGACAAGGGAGTTGCTGCATGTGCGGATGGAGGAAAGATCAGCGTGCGCTTTTGCCTTGCTTGATCCCCGTCTGTGCCAACTTCAGTCTAGTCACCGTGTGCTGTACGATGTATCTAAAGATGGCAGACAGTTTTAATAGAGGAAAC encodes:
- the LOC123430292 gene encoding uncharacterized protein LOC123430292 → MATPSTSASTAASSAFPLTTASRFPRASTSGTRIPALAERRRTRRRRLPEGSGGDRSAAAGAVEKGLRLAFLEQLAERARAADALGVADTIYDMVAAGLSPGPRSFHGLVAAHALAGDAEGAMQALRRELSSGVRPLHETFVALVRVFAKKGLSTRAMEILAAMERYKYDIRKAWLVLVEELVRNHYLEDANTVFLKGAKGGLQGTDELYDLLIEEDCKAGDHSNALTVAYQMEAAGRMATTFHFNCLLSVQATCGIPEIAFSTYENMEYGGEDYMKPDTESYNWVIQAFTRATSHDRAPDVAELLGMMVEDYKRVQPNARTYALLVECFTKYCMVNEAIRHFRALRRIPGGTKVLYNAGNCGDPLSLYLRSLCLDGRAVELLEALEAMADDNQTIAPRAMILNRKYRTLVSSWIEPLQEEADVGFDIDYVARYIEEGGLTGERKRWVPRRGKTPLDPDEFGFAYSNPIETSFKLRCFEELKLYHRRLLITLRNEGPGILGDVSEDDVRRVVERLKKLVVGPKKNIVKPKAASKMVVAELKIELEAQGLPTDGTRQVLYQRVQKARRINRSRGIPLWVPPVEDDEVVDKELDEMISRIKLEDGNTEFWKRRFLGETRNHLCEEDSKEEDPDFDDELDEEDDDDDDDDSAKEADEDEIDDEVIDRTENQAGDDETKDKPAKGPNQHLQMIGGQLLKDLEKTSGSTKKLKKIPEIDDDEDWFPEDPIEAFKVMRETRMFDVADMYTTADAWGWTWERELKKKMPRRWSQDWEVELAIKIMNKVIELGGSPTIGDCAVILRAAMRAPLPSAFITILQTTHSLGHKFGSPLYDEVILLCLDLEEMDAAIAVVAEMETNGIKVLDETLDRVLAAKQIGNGNSALQPPAE